A window of the Chloroflexus sp. Y-396-1 genome harbors these coding sequences:
- a CDS encoding BsuBI/PstI family type II restriction endonuclease, with amino-acid sequence MNATTLLAGAIRYSNLLERLDVLRLEAHRKLTTNRAEKGQFFTPQKLARFMARMFAERPSTLHILDAGAGIGSLSAALVIEASQWVPKPSAITVTAYEIDPTLVEYLHITLDSCQELCCQEKISFSYEIVQDDFIRASVEIIRGSTLFTTHKSFNAAILNPPYRKINTASTTHRLLQKVGIETTNMYAAFLWLAIRLMEPNGELVAITPRSFCNGPYFLPFRKALLETMSIHQLHIFDDRDRAFAEDDVLQENVILHATKSRRQGNVIISSSANPDDPYITVRKVDYHQLVYPDDPNVFIHIVPSGLSQRIGQQARRLLASIDEIGIMVSTGKVVDFRSIDFLTERPDAGTVPLIYPGNFFQGYIAWPHGQNKKPSAIRLTNETKHLLIPAGWYVLVKRFSAKEEKRRIVAAVCDPTRLNSEFIGIENHLNYYHQNGRGLPPLLAKGLAAFLNSTLVDEYFRQFSGHTQVNAADLRSLKYPSLSQLFALGEEIGDTFPKQEELDQIVLRILGMDAMSIDLNAKKKIEEALTILRALQMPKAQLNQRSALTLLALLDMKLNTDWCDASNPLRGITEMMDYFREHFGISYAPNTRETVRRSTVHQFVQMGLVIANPDDRARPVNSPKTKYQIDDSFLKVIRTYGTSEWDVNLKVYLKNVQELRRLREKEREMALIPVTLPDGREVKITAGGQNDLIKQIIEEFCPRYTPGGRVIYIGDAGDKFRVYEQDYFASLGIIVDEHSKMPDVIVHMENKNWLVLIEAVTSHGPIDIKRRNELKDLFKNRKAPLVFVTAFPTRKVMMKYLQEIAWETEVWVAEAPSHLIHFNGERFLGPYDE; translated from the coding sequence ATGAATGCCACAACACTGTTAGCAGGCGCTATACGGTATAGTAATCTTCTTGAGCGGTTAGATGTTCTGCGCTTGGAAGCTCATCGAAAATTGACAACGAATCGCGCGGAAAAAGGCCAGTTCTTTACTCCTCAGAAGCTAGCACGGTTCATGGCACGGATGTTCGCCGAACGACCGAGCACCTTGCATATCCTTGATGCAGGCGCTGGTATAGGCTCGTTATCGGCTGCACTCGTTATTGAAGCATCTCAGTGGGTACCAAAGCCGTCAGCTATTACAGTAACCGCATATGAAATTGATCCAACCCTGGTAGAATACCTTCATATAACGCTTGATTCTTGCCAGGAATTATGCTGCCAAGAAAAGATTTCCTTTTCATATGAAATTGTACAAGATGATTTCATCAGGGCAAGCGTTGAGATCATACGTGGAAGTACATTATTTACTACGCATAAGTCCTTCAATGCTGCTATTCTTAATCCCCCTTATAGAAAGATCAATACGGCATCCACCACACACCGTCTTTTGCAGAAAGTTGGGATCGAGACCACTAATATGTATGCAGCCTTTCTTTGGCTCGCTATCAGGTTGATGGAGCCGAACGGCGAACTAGTTGCGATTACGCCAAGAAGTTTTTGTAATGGCCCCTATTTCCTTCCCTTCCGAAAAGCTCTTCTGGAAACGATGTCCATACATCAGCTCCATATCTTTGATGATAGAGATAGAGCCTTTGCAGAAGACGATGTTTTACAAGAAAATGTAATTTTGCACGCAACGAAGTCACGTCGGCAAGGAAACGTAATAATTTCGTCGAGCGCTAACCCTGATGATCCATATATAACGGTTCGTAAAGTTGATTATCACCAACTGGTTTATCCTGATGATCCCAACGTATTTATCCATATTGTTCCCAGTGGATTGAGCCAGAGAATTGGGCAACAGGCTCGTCGTCTTCTTGCATCAATTGACGAAATAGGCATCATGGTTTCTACTGGCAAAGTTGTTGATTTCCGTTCTATCGACTTCCTAACGGAAAGGCCAGATGCAGGAACCGTTCCGTTGATTTATCCGGGCAACTTTTTTCAAGGTTATATTGCCTGGCCTCATGGACAAAACAAAAAACCATCCGCTATACGGTTGACAAACGAGACCAAACATCTCCTTATACCCGCCGGCTGGTATGTCTTGGTAAAACGCTTCTCAGCCAAGGAAGAAAAAAGGCGTATTGTCGCAGCAGTATGTGATCCTACTCGCTTAAACTCTGAATTCATAGGCATAGAGAATCACTTAAACTATTACCACCAAAACGGTAGGGGTCTTCCTCCGTTATTGGCAAAAGGGTTAGCTGCGTTTCTTAACTCAACGCTTGTGGATGAATACTTTAGGCAGTTTAGCGGTCATACACAGGTAAATGCAGCTGATTTGCGTAGTCTCAAATATCCCTCGCTCTCTCAGTTATTTGCGCTCGGCGAAGAAATTGGTGACACATTTCCAAAACAGGAAGAGTTAGACCAAATAGTTCTAAGAATACTAGGAATGGACGCTATGAGTATTGACTTAAACGCTAAAAAGAAAATTGAAGAAGCTCTCACCATTCTGCGTGCGCTACAAATGCCCAAAGCGCAGTTGAATCAACGTTCTGCATTGACCCTGCTTGCACTGCTTGATATGAAGCTAAACACAGATTGGTGTGATGCTTCAAATCCGTTGCGTGGTATTACTGAAATGATGGATTATTTTCGTGAACATTTTGGTATTTCCTATGCACCGAATACTCGCGAAACGGTTCGTCGTTCTACAGTTCACCAATTCGTGCAAATGGGACTAGTTATTGCTAATCCCGATGACAGAGCGAGACCCGTTAATAGTCCAAAGACAAAGTATCAAATTGATGATAGTTTCCTCAAGGTCATTCGTACATACGGCACTAGTGAATGGGATGTAAACTTGAAAGTCTATCTTAAGAATGTGCAAGAGTTACGCAGATTGCGTGAGAAAGAACGAGAGATGGCTCTCATTCCAGTAACGTTGCCAGATGGGAGAGAGGTCAAGATCACTGCGGGCGGACAAAACGATCTCATAAAACAAATCATAGAAGAGTTCTGCCCTCGCTATACGCCTGGTGGTCGGGTTATTTACATTGGTGATGCTGGCGATAAGTTTAGAGTGTATGAACAAGATTATTTTGCAAGTTTGGGTATCATCGTTGACGAACACAGCAAAATGCCTGATGTCATTGTTCACATGGAAAATAAAAACTGGCTAGTGCTTATTGAAGCAGTTACTAGCCACGGTCCAATTGACATCAAACGTCGTAATGAACTTAAGGATTTGTTTAAGAATAGGAAAGCCCCACTGGTATTTGTGACAGCATTTCCTACGCGGAAAGTAATGATGAAGTATCTTCAGGAAATCGCATGGGAGACCGAAGTTTGGGTAGCCGAAGCACCGAGTCATCTCATACATTTCAATGGTGAACGTTTTCTTGGCCCATACGATGAATAG